One part of the Lachnospiraceae bacterium JLR.KK002 genome encodes these proteins:
- a CDS encoding leucine-rich repeat protein, whose amino-acid sequence MKKRITVWFLCLCLLLAGMPLQVLADEGEQKIQEELQQDVNRKQADKTEAEMPLQEQDKLQQKEKYTEKSLLENPAFSCTQEFPQQGVRVTLSAEAGVVPKDAQIQITPVPEEDVRQMEDVMFRKLEERERQKKERSVFDMYAKLQPSLEQQYFFDVTITYTDSEGNPQIFEPGENQTVQMAIENIDLQPALEDEMKAVGLFHLSGESEAPERTSPNIRGRNSESETQGTELISDHVVTEENRIVFQAEHFSSYGVAVVSYRAVADEAMITAEKKAWDIINTYADPAYFLEDPERKDMTEAQYLELQQAAAGAVAGCVSDYEKIRAITAFVSDRTYYDYPWYEKVSDILYIRPYDVYIQRRTVCSGYALLTRTLMNAAGIPCMYIGGEDHAYNAAYDSNQKKWIFLDTTWCSWNRYTVDGIWEYGGYGFSRFDLTPEEIAELSNHEVYGVDGLLDGVENSAYYTLETEQDEVLWKNCNWYYSFSGARVPKVKCVSSFAGFEVTKVSHYKLWENSVLEELDLSALSLEKLEMHTFYECEKLQTVKFPGTLKEIEDSVFAGCSSLKKLDLSATRITELKEGTLNGCSGLRSVKTPATLTKLHKNVFSGCKKLSEVDLSESVLTKVDDRTFGWLPRLKTVKLPSTVETLGECAFYSCPSLKNITMPEHLKKIEEFAFGECTALQKVSLSKTKLSKIGKNAFYGCTSLQTVYMPKTLKRIETSAFGDCKALREVDLSKTKVSALGSHAFSDCTSLQTVALPSALKKVGERAFIIYNPKKLKKTVVITPLSAGKIGLKEDGKFRWYGRQVDICKKSYRIKFKGNGATSGSMEPMLCGMGVKYTLRKNKYVRKGYVFQGWNTRKNGKGTSYKNKGSVKNLTSKNGKTVTLYAQWKKGRK is encoded by the coding sequence ATGAAAAAAAGAATTACGGTATGGTTCCTGTGTCTCTGCCTGCTTCTGGCAGGAATGCCCCTTCAGGTACTGGCCGATGAAGGGGAACAGAAAATTCAGGAAGAACTGCAGCAGGATGTGAACCGTAAGCAGGCAGATAAAACAGAGGCGGAAATGCCCCTTCAGGAACAGGATAAATTGCAGCAGAAAGAAAAATATACTGAAAAAAGTCTCCTGGAAAACCCTGCTTTTTCCTGTACGCAGGAATTTCCTCAGCAGGGAGTCAGAGTCACCCTGTCTGCAGAGGCAGGTGTTGTTCCAAAAGACGCCCAGATTCAGATTACGCCTGTGCCGGAAGAAGACGTCAGACAGATGGAAGATGTTATGTTCCGGAAACTGGAGGAGCGGGAGCGTCAGAAAAAGGAGCGTTCCGTTTTTGACATGTATGCAAAGCTGCAGCCTTCCCTGGAACAGCAATATTTCTTTGATGTGACTATTACATATACGGATTCAGAGGGAAATCCGCAAATTTTTGAACCGGGAGAAAACCAGACCGTTCAGATGGCCATCGAAAATATAGATTTACAGCCTGCGCTGGAAGATGAAATGAAGGCTGTGGGCCTGTTTCATCTCTCCGGCGAATCAGAAGCCCCGGAACGGACTTCCCCAAACATAAGAGGGAGGAATTCTGAGTCAGAAACACAGGGCACAGAACTTATATCAGACCATGTTGTGACAGAAGAAAACAGGATTGTTTTTCAGGCGGAACATTTTTCCTCTTATGGCGTTGCAGTTGTAAGTTACCGGGCGGTGGCGGACGAGGCCATGATTACTGCTGAGAAAAAGGCCTGGGATATCATCAATACCTATGCAGACCCGGCGTATTTTCTGGAAGACCCGGAGAGAAAGGATATGACAGAAGCTCAGTACCTGGAGCTGCAGCAGGCGGCTGCAGGGGCTGTCGCAGGCTGTGTCAGCGATTATGAGAAAATCAGAGCAATCACTGCTTTTGTATCGGACAGGACTTACTATGACTATCCCTGGTATGAAAAAGTCAGTGACATACTCTACATCAGGCCTTATGATGTATATATACAGAGACGGACGGTTTGCAGCGGTTACGCCCTTCTGACCCGGACGCTTATGAATGCGGCGGGGATTCCATGTATGTATATAGGAGGGGAAGATCACGCCTATAATGCCGCTTACGACAGCAATCAGAAAAAGTGGATTTTTCTGGATACTACCTGGTGCAGCTGGAACCGCTATACGGTAGACGGAATCTGGGAATATGGCGGCTACGGTTTCAGCCGCTTTGATTTAACACCGGAGGAAATCGCAGAATTATCTAACCACGAAGTATATGGAGTAGACGGACTGCTGGACGGAGTGGAGAATTCAGCTTATTATACCCTGGAGACAGAACAGGATGAGGTGCTGTGGAAAAACTGTAACTGGTATTATTCTTTTTCAGGAGCCAGGGTGCCAAAGGTAAAATGTGTGAGCAGCTTTGCCGGCTTTGAAGTGACGAAAGTTTCCCATTATAAATTATGGGAAAATTCTGTGTTGGAGGAGCTGGATTTGTCTGCCCTTTCCCTGGAAAAACTGGAAATGCATACTTTTTATGAGTGTGAAAAGCTGCAGACAGTAAAGTTTCCGGGAACGCTGAAAGAAATAGAGGACAGCGTATTTGCAGGCTGCAGTTCCCTGAAAAAGCTGGATTTATCCGCTACCCGGATAACGGAACTGAAAGAGGGGACCCTGAATGGCTGCAGCGGCCTGCGGTCTGTGAAAACGCCGGCTACGCTGACAAAGCTGCATAAAAATGTGTTTTCCGGATGTAAAAAATTGTCGGAGGTGGATTTGTCCGAATCCGTACTGACAAAGGTGGATGACAGAACTTTTGGATGGCTTCCCAGGTTAAAAACAGTAAAGTTACCCTCTACGGTGGAAACCCTGGGAGAATGCGCATTTTACAGTTGCCCTTCGTTAAAAAATATCACCATGCCGGAACATCTCAAAAAGATAGAGGAGTTTGCGTTTGGAGAATGTACCGCGTTGCAAAAGGTATCCCTGTCGAAGACAAAGCTGTCAAAGATTGGGAAAAACGCCTTTTACGGATGTACGTCCCTGCAAACCGTGTATATGCCCAAAACCCTGAAACGGATAGAAACCTCAGCTTTCGGCGATTGTAAAGCCCTGCGGGAAGTGGATTTGTCCAAAACAAAAGTATCTGCTCTGGGAAGCCATGCATTCAGTGACTGTACGTCCCTGCAAACCGTTGCACTGCCGTCTGCGCTGAAAAAGGTGGGAGAGCGGGCCTTTATCATATACAATCCGAAAAAACTGAAAAAGACCGTTGTAATTACGCCCCTTTCCGCCGGAAAAATCGGCCTGAAAGAAGACGGGAAGTTCAGGTGGTACGGGCGTCAGGTAGATATTTGTAAAAAGTCGTACCGGATTAAATTTAAAGGCAATGGGGCCACATCCGGAAGTATGGAGCCAATGCTTTGCGGTATGGGAGTGAAATACACTCTGAGAAAGAATAAATATGTAAGAAAGGGATACGTTTTTCAGGGATGGAATACCAGAAAGAACGGAAAGGGAACTTCTTATAAAAACAAAGGCTCTGTGAAGAATCTGACCAGTAAAAACGGAAAAACAGTTACTTTATATGCTCAGTGGAAAAAGGGCAGAAAATAG
- a CDS encoding cofactor-independent phosphoglycerate mutase, giving the protein MKYVIVLGDGMADLPIEELQGMTPLQYAKTPCMDCLAAAGEIGTVHTIPDGMAPGSDTANLSVLGYDPKIYYSGRSPLEALSIGVDMKPTDVSLRCNLVTLTEEEEHFEDKKILDHSSGEISTEDAAILLEAVRKELETETYQFYAGTSYRHLLIWQQGQVMELTQPHDVLGQTIGQYLPQDEMLRNMMKKSYDILVNHPINLERKKQGLNPANSCWFWGAGTRPSLSSFEEKTGLKGAMVSAVDLLKGIAAGASMKIIQVEGANGGLHTNYRGKAQAAVDVLTKDNYDFVYVHVEAPDEMGHQGSVEKKIQAIQYLDEQVIAPIKEGLEQAGKEFRLLILPDHPTPIRIRTHTGDDVPYLLYDSTAPQKNTWKYNEKEAAESGHHVSRGCEMTDYLISGK; this is encoded by the coding sequence ATGAAATATGTGATTGTGCTGGGGGATGGAATGGCAGACCTCCCAATCGAAGAACTTCAGGGCATGACGCCCCTTCAATATGCCAAAACACCCTGTATGGACTGCCTTGCGGCAGCAGGAGAAATCGGAACTGTCCATACCATACCGGACGGAATGGCTCCCGGCAGCGATACGGCCAACCTGTCTGTGCTGGGATACGACCCGAAAATCTATTATTCGGGACGTTCTCCTCTGGAGGCTTTGAGTATCGGCGTGGACATGAAGCCCACGGACGTGTCCCTGCGCTGCAATCTGGTGACCCTGACCGAGGAAGAAGAACATTTTGAAGACAAAAAGATTCTGGACCACAGCTCCGGGGAGATTTCCACGGAGGACGCAGCTATTTTGCTGGAAGCGGTCAGAAAAGAACTGGAAACAGAGACATATCAGTTTTATGCGGGAACCAGTTACCGCCATCTGCTCATCTGGCAGCAGGGCCAGGTGATGGAACTGACTCAGCCCCATGATGTACTGGGCCAGACCATTGGACAGTACCTGCCTCAGGATGAAATGCTGCGGAACATGATGAAGAAAAGCTATGATATTCTGGTGAACCATCCCATCAACCTGGAGCGGAAGAAACAGGGGCTGAATCCGGCGAATTCCTGCTGGTTCTGGGGCGCCGGCACAAGGCCTTCCCTCTCGTCTTTCGAAGAGAAAACAGGGCTTAAGGGCGCTATGGTGTCAGCAGTGGATTTGCTGAAGGGAATTGCAGCGGGAGCCTCCATGAAGATAATTCAGGTGGAAGGGGCTAACGGCGGCCTTCACACCAATTACCGGGGAAAAGCCCAGGCTGCTGTGGATGTGCTGACAAAAGACAATTATGATTTTGTATATGTGCACGTGGAAGCACCGGATGAAATGGGCCATCAGGGCAGTGTGGAAAAAAAGATACAGGCCATTCAGTATCTGGATGAACAGGTGATTGCTCCCATAAAAGAAGGGCTGGAGCAGGCAGGGAAAGAATTCCGGCTGCTGATTCTTCCGGACCATCCCACCCCCATCCGCATCCGTACCCATACCGGCGACGACGTGCCCTATCTGTTGTATGACAGTACCGCGCCTCAGAAAAATACCTGGAAATATAACGAAAAAGAGGCGGCAGAAAGCGGCCATCATGTTTCCAGAGGATGCGAAATGACAGATTATCTGATTTCCGGAAAATGA
- a CDS encoding aspartate kinase codes for MLIVKKFGGSSVADKERIYHVARRCMEDYQKGNDVVVVLSAMGKTTDRLLEMARDINPNPSRRELDMLLTTGEQTSAALMAMAMGALGAPSVSLNAFQVGMHTSSRYGNARFKKIDTRRIRHELENRKIVIVTGFQGVNKYEDVTTLGRGGSDTTAVALAAVLHADACEIYTDVEGVYTADPRIVPSARKIPEITYDEMLELATLGAKVLHNRSVEMAKKYGVQLVVRSSLNNAEGTIVKEETDMESMLVSGVAVDKNTARIAVFGVKDVPGIAFKIFDLLARHNINVDIILQSIGREGTKDISFTVARDDAAETVAILEEHKNRITAREIRVNDTVAKVSIVGAGMQSNPGVASRMFEALYNAGINIRMIATSEIRITVLINEEDVDKAMRAVHDQFIEE; via the coding sequence ATGTTAATAGTAAAAAAATTCGGAGGAAGCTCCGTAGCAGATAAAGAACGGATTTATCATGTGGCCCGGCGCTGCATGGAAGATTATCAGAAGGGAAATGACGTGGTGGTGGTACTGTCTGCCATGGGAAAGACTACGGACCGCCTGCTGGAGATGGCCAGGGATATCAATCCCAATCCATCCCGGCGGGAACTTGATATGCTTCTGACAACAGGAGAGCAGACGTCCGCTGCCCTGATGGCCATGGCCATGGGAGCCCTTGGCGCGCCCTCTGTTTCTCTGAACGCCTTTCAGGTGGGAATGCATACATCTTCCAGATATGGAAATGCCCGTTTTAAGAAAATAGATACCCGGCGTATCCGCCACGAACTGGAAAACCGGAAAATTGTGATTGTCACAGGCTTCCAGGGAGTGAATAAATACGAGGATGTTACCACGCTGGGCCGGGGTGGTTCCGATACTACCGCAGTGGCCCTGGCGGCGGTGCTTCACGCGGACGCCTGTGAAATCTATACGGATGTGGAAGGGGTATATACTGCTGACCCGCGGATTGTGCCCAGTGCCAGAAAAATTCCGGAAATTACCTATGATGAAATGCTGGAGCTGGCAACGCTGGGGGCCAAAGTGCTCCACAACCGTTCCGTGGAAATGGCAAAAAAATATGGTGTACAGCTGGTGGTTCGTTCCAGTCTGAATAATGCCGAGGGAACCATTGTAAAGGAGGAGACAGACATGGAAAGTATGCTTGTCAGCGGAGTTGCGGTAGATAAAAATACAGCCAGAATCGCAGTTTTCGGAGTAAAGGACGTGCCGGGAATTGCCTTTAAAATATTTGATTTGCTGGCCAGACATAATATCAATGTAGATATTATTCTGCAGTCCATCGGACGGGAAGGCACGAAAGATATTTCTTTTACGGTGGCCAGGGACGACGCTGCCGAAACCGTTGCCATACTGGAAGAACATAAGAACCGGATAACCGCCAGGGAAATCAGAGTAAATGACACCGTAGCAAAGGTATCCATTGTGGGAGCCGGTATGCAGTCCAATCCCGGCGTGGCCTCCCGGATGTTTGAGGCCCTCTACAATGCCGGCATTAATATCCGCATGATTGCCACATCAGAAATCCGCATAACGGTGCTGATTAATGAAGAAGATGTGGATAAGGCCATGCGGGCGGTGCATGACCAGTTTATTGAGGAGTAA
- a CDS encoding ACT domain-containing protein codes for MEEKTKYFVLKKKAVPEVLLKVVEAKRLLESDRAESVQEATELVGISRSSFYKYKDDIFPFHDNAKGKTITMVIQMDDEPGLLSLVLGIVADFHANILTIHQSIPVNGVASLTLSVDVLPDTKNVSQMIENIEQQNGVHYVKILARE; via the coding sequence ATGGAGGAAAAGACGAAATATTTTGTGTTAAAGAAAAAGGCGGTTCCGGAAGTGCTTCTGAAAGTGGTGGAGGCAAAGCGTCTGCTGGAATCGGACCGGGCGGAATCCGTGCAGGAGGCCACAGAACTTGTGGGAATCAGCCGCAGTTCTTTTTACAAATACAAAGATGATATTTTTCCCTTTCATGACAACGCAAAAGGGAAAACCATCACAATGGTCATTCAGATGGATGATGAGCCGGGACTGCTCTCCCTGGTTCTTGGGATTGTGGCAGATTTCCATGCCAATATCCTGACCATTCATCAGAGTATTCCGGTAAATGGAGTGGCGTCTCTGACTTTAAGTGTGGACGTGCTCCCGGATACGAAAAATGTGTCCCAGATGATAGAAAATATTGAGCAGCAAAACGGGGTTCACTATGTAAAAATACTGGCAAGAGAGTGA
- a CDS encoding TFIIB-type zinc ribbon-containing protein, which produces MSVISYKCPNCDGELVFHPGTQKYRCEYCTSAFSQEELNQMQPETGKEKQKNDSSGGTGSQEGSVYSCPSCGAQVVTDETTAASFCYYCHNPVVLSGRVSGEFMPHKIIPFAIDKEQATEKFLEYVHSKKFVPRAFFKKCQMDKITGVYFPYWLVDLDLEGTLQAEGKKVREWREDDTEYTETKLYWVERRGDIHLEDITRNALTKANNKLSLGVLPYDVRKAQDFHMGYLSGFLAEKRDIEQRDLEISVRKEAEEYGGKMLRDTVHGYDSLSVKKINLDCRRQNWEYVFLPVWTVTYEGRDGKVYYYSMNGQNGKVCGELPVDYKKVFLFSGMIALIVFLLGLAGGYFL; this is translated from the coding sequence ATGTCAGTAATCAGTTATAAATGTCCGAACTGCGACGGCGAACTGGTATTCCATCCGGGAACGCAGAAGTACAGGTGTGAATACTGTACTTCTGCGTTTTCGCAGGAAGAATTAAATCAGATGCAGCCTGAAACAGGGAAAGAAAAGCAGAAAAATGATTCATCCGGTGGGACCGGGAGCCAGGAAGGCAGCGTTTACAGCTGTCCCAGCTGCGGGGCTCAGGTTGTGACGGATGAAACCACCGCGGCGTCATTCTGTTACTATTGTCATAATCCGGTGGTGTTGTCCGGAAGGGTATCCGGGGAATTTATGCCCCATAAAATTATCCCTTTTGCCATTGATAAGGAACAGGCTACGGAAAAATTTCTGGAATATGTGCACAGTAAAAAATTTGTTCCGAGAGCATTTTTTAAAAAATGCCAGATGGACAAAATAACCGGTGTCTATTTTCCCTACTGGCTGGTGGATCTGGATTTGGAAGGAACATTGCAGGCGGAAGGAAAAAAGGTTCGGGAGTGGCGCGAAGATGATACAGAGTACACCGAGACAAAACTGTATTGGGTGGAACGGAGAGGGGACATCCATCTGGAGGATATCACAAGAAATGCACTGACAAAAGCAAACAATAAACTTTCTCTGGGGGTTCTGCCCTACGACGTGAGAAAAGCGCAGGACTTTCATATGGGGTATCTGTCGGGATTTCTGGCAGAAAAGCGTGATATAGAGCAGAGAGATCTGGAAATAAGCGTGAGGAAGGAGGCCGAAGAATATGGAGGGAAAATGCTTCGTGATACGGTTCACGGATACGATTCTCTGTCTGTAAAAAAAATAAATCTGGACTGTCGGCGGCAGAACTGGGAATATGTGTTCCTTCCCGTCTGGACAGTCACCTATGAAGGCAGAGACGGAAAGGTTTACTATTATTCCATGAACGGACAGAATGGAAAAGTATGCGGAGAACTCCCTGTTGACTATAAAAAAGTGTTTCTGTTCAGCGGCATGATTGCCCTGATTGTATTTCTGCTTGGACTGGCAGGAGGGTATTTCTTATGA
- a CDS encoding homoserine dehydrogenase, translated as MIKIAILGYGTIGSGVVEVLNTNRESIAKRAGDEIEVKYILDLRDFPGDPMERKVVHDYDIIAKDPEIQVVVEAMGGVEPAYTFVKQALLAGKSVTTSNKALVAKHGAELISIAREQSINFLFEASVGGGIPIIRPLNSSLTADEIEEITGILNGTTNYMLSKMTFEGLEFDDVLKDAQSRGYAEADPTADIEGYDACRKIAILTSLVCGQQVDFEEIYTEGITKITAADIRYAKAMGRVIKLLATSRKTEEGYCAMVAPFLLSQEHPLYNVNDVFNAIFVHGNVLGDAMFYGSGAGKLPTASAVVADIVDIAKHLHKNILISWSSRKMELVDSRKAKSCFFVRSSDSEAEIRNLFGDVEFVKAEGISGETGFLTEQMTEEEYEQKAAGLKHILQRIRVV; from the coding sequence ATGATAAAGATTGCAATTTTAGGATACGGAACCATAGGCTCCGGGGTGGTGGAGGTGCTTAACACCAACCGGGAAAGCATTGCAAAACGTGCAGGAGATGAAATTGAGGTAAAATATATTCTGGATTTGCGGGATTTTCCGGGAGATCCCATGGAGAGAAAAGTAGTACATGACTATGATATCATTGCAAAAGACCCGGAAATCCAGGTAGTAGTGGAAGCCATGGGCGGCGTGGAACCGGCTTACACCTTTGTAAAGCAGGCTCTTCTGGCAGGAAAAAGCGTTACCACTTCCAATAAGGCGCTGGTGGCAAAACACGGAGCGGAACTGATTTCCATTGCCAGAGAACAGAGTATCAATTTTCTGTTTGAGGCAAGCGTGGGCGGCGGAATACCCATTATACGTCCTCTGAATTCTTCTCTGACTGCAGATGAAATTGAGGAAATCACCGGAATTTTAAACGGAACCACCAATTACATGCTGAGCAAGATGACCTTTGAAGGACTGGAATTTGACGATGTGTTAAAAGACGCCCAGTCCAGAGGCTATGCGGAAGCAGACCCCACTGCCGATATCGAAGGCTATGACGCCTGCCGGAAAATTGCAATTCTGACTTCTCTGGTATGCGGGCAGCAGGTGGATTTTGAGGAAATATATACGGAAGGAATTACAAAAATTACAGCAGCAGATATCCGTTATGCAAAAGCCATGGGCCGGGTAATCAAACTTCTGGCCACCAGCAGGAAAACAGAAGAAGGATACTGCGCCATGGTTGCGCCTTTTCTGTTGTCCCAGGAACACCCCCTCTACAATGTAAATGATGTGTTCAATGCAATTTTTGTCCATGGTAACGTGCTGGGAGACGCCATGTTCTATGGAAGCGGCGCAGGAAAACTTCCTACCGCCAGCGCGGTGGTTGCCGATATTGTGGATATTGCAAAGCATCTCCACAAGAATATCCTGATTTCCTGGAGTTCCCGGAAAATGGAGCTGGTGGACAGCAGGAAAGCCAAAAGCTGCTTTTTTGTGAGAAGCAGCGACAGTGAAGCAGAGATTCGAAATCTGTTCGGTGATGTGGAATTTGTGAAGGCAGAAGGCATATCCGGTGAGACAGGATTTCTGACAGAACAGATGACAGAAGAAGAATATGAGCAGAAAGCTGCGGGATTGAAGCACATTTTGCAGAGAATCCGCGTAGTGTAA
- a CDS encoding PepSY domain-containing protein — protein MAKKRKMAAMLLLMFCFVSVGVLATPHSVYAKKINSMKEAEKLARKKVKNATIVESDKDYEKGVLIYEIEMVKGTKEYNLTYRASDGKLIEYGWEQHKLDRSSRKKKMSESKCRSLAQKKVPGASITSIRLKYDDGIDQYKVKMKKGNKKYELEYHARTRELIGYEWKEEIKPKQSNNNYIGAEKAKQIALSKVPGATVIKVEFDKDDGVPLYDVELIKDEFEYDIEIHAVTGEILDFDQDYRD, from the coding sequence ATGGCGAAGAAACGTAAAATGGCAGCTATGCTTCTTCTGATGTTCTGTTTTGTTTCCGTGGGGGTTCTGGCAACTCCGCATAGTGTATATGCGAAGAAAATCAACAGTATGAAAGAGGCGGAGAAGCTGGCCAGGAAAAAAGTGAAAAATGCAACCATAGTAGAATCAGACAAAGATTATGAAAAGGGAGTGCTGATTTATGAAATTGAAATGGTAAAAGGCACCAAGGAATATAATCTTACTTACCGGGCTTCCGACGGAAAGCTGATTGAGTATGGATGGGAACAGCATAAGCTCGACCGTTCCAGCAGGAAGAAAAAAATGAGCGAGAGCAAATGCAGGAGCCTTGCACAGAAGAAAGTTCCCGGCGCATCCATCACCAGTATCCGTCTGAAATATGACGATGGGATTGACCAGTATAAGGTTAAGATGAAAAAAGGGAATAAGAAGTATGAACTGGAATATCATGCAAGAACCCGTGAACTGATTGGGTATGAATGGAAAGAGGAAATCAAGCCCAAACAGAGTAACAATAACTATATTGGGGCTGAAAAGGCAAAACAGATCGCCCTGTCGAAGGTACCCGGCGCAACGGTAATCAAGGTGGAATTTGACAAAGACGACGGAGTACCCCTTTATGACGTGGAACTGATCAAAGATGAATTTGAATATGACATTGAAATTCATGCAGTAACAGGGGAAATACTGGATTTTGATCAGGATTACAGAGATTAA
- a CDS encoding SPFH domain-containing protein codes for MGIIRAAVQSVSGGLADQWLEVYEPGDMGDRTVFTRGVRTRKGENVKGTDDTVSNGSVIHVYDNQFMMLVDGGKIVDYTAEPGYYKVDDSSLPSLFNGQLKDTVKESFQRVKFGGQTPTVQKVFYINLQEIKGIKFGTRNPINYFDNFYNAELFLRAHGTYSIKITDPIRFYGEAIPKNEEQVEIEDINEQYLSEFLEAMQSAINQMSADGIRISHVASKGRELGKYMADTLDEDWNRMRGMEVQAVGIASVSYDEKSTELINMRNEGAMLGDPTVREGYLQGHMARGLEAAGSNANGAMAGFMGMGVGMQAGGNAMGAASAANMQQMQMQNAQNMQKSRNGQQFQSQPAQNKAGWSCECGAVNSGKFCSECGKPQPKKPEEWTCKCGHVNQGKFCSECGAPKAEQPGTWSCQCGAVNSGKFCSECGKPVR; via the coding sequence ATGGGAATTATCAGAGCGGCAGTGCAGTCAGTGTCCGGAGGACTGGCAGACCAGTGGCTGGAAGTATATGAACCGGGAGACATGGGAGACAGAACGGTATTTACCAGAGGCGTCAGGACCAGGAAGGGCGAAAATGTAAAAGGAACCGATGATACGGTAAGTAACGGATCTGTAATCCATGTATATGACAATCAGTTTATGATGCTGGTGGACGGAGGGAAAATCGTAGATTATACAGCGGAACCAGGTTACTATAAGGTAGACGATTCGTCGCTGCCTTCCCTGTTTAACGGTCAGTTAAAGGATACGGTGAAGGAATCTTTTCAACGGGTAAAATTCGGCGGACAGACGCCCACCGTACAGAAGGTATTTTATATTAATCTGCAGGAAATCAAAGGGATAAAATTCGGCACCAGAAATCCTATTAATTATTTTGATAATTTTTACAATGCGGAGCTGTTTCTGCGGGCCCATGGGACTTATTCCATTAAAATCACAGACCCCATACGATTTTACGGGGAAGCAATTCCCAAAAATGAGGAGCAGGTGGAAATTGAAGATATCAACGAGCAGTACCTTTCAGAATTTCTGGAAGCCATGCAGTCTGCCATCAATCAGATGTCAGCCGACGGAATCCGTATTTCCCATGTAGCCTCCAAAGGACGGGAACTGGGAAAATATATGGCAGATACCCTGGATGAAGACTGGAACCGGATGCGCGGAATGGAAGTTCAGGCAGTGGGAATTGCCAGTGTTTCCTATGATGAAAAATCCACAGAACTGATTAATATGCGAAACGAAGGAGCCATGCTGGGCGATCCCACGGTACGGGAAGGATATCTGCAGGGGCATATGGCCCGTGGACTGGAAGCGGCAGGTTCGAATGCCAACGGAGCCATGGCCGGATTTATGGGAATGGGCGTTGGTATGCAGGCCGGAGGAAACGCCATGGGGGCGGCTTCCGCAGCCAATATGCAGCAAATGCAGATGCAGAATGCTCAGAACATGCAAAAGAGCCGGAACGGACAGCAGTTTCAGTCACAGCCTGCCCAAAATAAAGCTGGCTGGAGCTGTGAGTGCGGAGCGGTAAACAGCGGAAAGTTCTGCTCCGAGTGCGGAAAGCCTCAGCCGAAAAAGCCGGAAGAATGGACCTGCAAATGCGGCCATGTGAACCAGGGAAAATTCTGCTCCGAGTGCGGAGCGCCCAAGGCAGAACAGCCTGGCACATGGAGCTGCCAGTGCGGAGCGGTAAACAGCGGAAAGTTCTGTTCTGAGTGCGGAAAACCGGTACGGTAG
- a CDS encoding DUF2752 domain-containing protein, protein MRQREKEETALFYTGWALLAISCLLWMFYRLFPGLFTSLLVPCLVKSTLGIYCPGCGGTRAVISLLRGEFLTSFICHPLVLYTAVVGGWFLISQTIARVSGRRLNIGMKYRDGYVWAALVIVIANFIVKNLLLLLFHVDLLKDFHL, encoded by the coding sequence ATGAGACAACGGGAAAAAGAAGAAACTGCCCTGTTTTATACGGGCTGGGCATTACTTGCCATATCGTGTTTGCTGTGGATGTTTTACCGGCTGTTCCCCGGCCTTTTTACCAGCCTGCTGGTACCATGTCTGGTGAAAAGCACGCTGGGAATCTACTGTCCCGGCTGCGGCGGAACCAGAGCTGTCATCAGCCTTCTGCGAGGTGAATTTCTCACCTCTTTTATCTGTCATCCTCTGGTTCTTTACACTGCTGTTGTGGGCGGCTGGTTTTTAATCAGTCAGACCATTGCACGGGTTTCGGGACGCCGGCTGAATATCGGTATGAAATATCGGGACGGATACGTGTGGGCTGCCCTCGTCATTGTAATTGCAAACTTTATCGTCAAAAATCTGCTGTTACTGCTGTTTCACGTGGACTTATTAAAAGATTTTCATCTGTAA